A region of the Vicia villosa cultivar HV-30 ecotype Madison, WI unplaced genomic scaffold, Vvil1.0 ctg.001130F_1_1, whole genome shotgun sequence genome:
aacgacgcaatgcggcgaaagaaaaaagggcgtcccaatagtacacggattagaaccgaaatggacgtccgcgacaaaatggaacgaaaatgcagcatttgccgtcaggtggggcacaatatcaaaagatgccctaatcgtggctcgacagcgtcgcaagtttagtataatctgtattttttttaatgcaatgtatcagtttcgcttaccaactcttgtaaccgttcacctcttgtaaccgttcacctcttgtaaccgttcatcggtctttcatcaataaattgagctttagtaaaaaaccgatatcgataacgcatacattacattatttagggttaataagatttttacgaactcgatttattagacgtttttacgaaaataatAGACCGAAATCGAAAACGGTACGCGAAAATACCCAAAAcgggttaattttgaaaaaaaaaatggccCACACATAGGAGCCAATTGGTTTGGCGCCTATGTGTTAATACATGGCCAtatgcgccatttcaaatggcttgCAAATTCTTGCCCTAATTTTTCTtcttatgcgccaaatggtttggcttgtgtgacatgcatgcgccatttcatttggcgcattctcTTCCAGtatgtcccaaacctagacactttggtaaataccccgaaaagttggttttttctgtattttatttattaaacctggttatttaaattttttttcgcaACACAGTGGTTCGGAGATGATTTTTTACTCCTCAAATTCAAACTCGAATCTCCAATCAATCTTCGTTCTCCGCCTCAAATTTAAATggggatggagaattaaaactcaAATCCATCCCAAAGACGTTTGGATTGGGTTTGGGTATCCCGTCCCGCCACTTAAGAGTGTTCATGGGTGCGGGTCAATCCACAAACCCGTTAACTCAAGTcgaaccaacccataaattacCCAAATCCGTTCATTTACGAGTATATCTAACCCAACCCGCAATAACCCATATAGTTTTGGTTCGGATATCGAATTTGAGTTTTGCAACCCTCGATCCGTTGACTCAATTGATGTTACAttacaaatttttattttatattattattttaaataaaaatataaaattattatctccttactaaccataattttttcaaaaaaaaaaatttattctccACCAATAATACTACTAAATCAATTAGTTTTCGTAATTCCAGGACAAAATgttatttcttattttcttttgtatcatttccaacttatgtattttatgaaaataatgtgtCTTAAggaattttaattatattattatctagtgttatgtcatgttgattttttttaattaagaaaagaatatatattaattcaaaaataccaaaacaaGCAAGGTGATCCTAAAGGGGTCCAACCATCCAAGAGGACAAGTTCTACATCATGAGAGGCCCAAGGTGGCTCCTAATCTTTTTACTTTTCCACCTTCTATACAATATATTCTCTATAGTATTTTTAACTATATTTGTAATATCAACAGTGTGTCCAAAAATAATACTATTTCTATAATGCCAATTCTGGTAAACTGTTTCAGCAGTTATCACCTTGAGGAGCTCCACGCGCCACCTTTTTAGTTCTATTAGTCAACCACATCAACTATGCATCCTAATGTGTTGGTATATGAGACTCTTCCATCCACTGGAGCATCCCACGCCATATAGGACTGGTTTTCTCACAGCAGAAAAAAAGATGGTTCATGGTTTCCTCAGTGGAGCTACACAGACTGCAAAAGTCATTGTCCAGCATGCCAAACTTCTTGAGCCTAGCCTTGGTAGCAAGCTTACCATGACAGGTTAACCAAAGGCAATGCACAGCGCGAGGTCTAGCTTTATTCCCCTGAATTAATCTTCTCCGGGGAACTCTTTGACCTTCATCAATTAGCTTGGCATAGAATGCCATAGCCTTGAATTGGTGGTTCTCCACAGCCCTATTCCACTCCATTTGAACTTTAGTTATCAGGTTTCTAGTACTCAGAATGCCACGCATGATCCAAGAGTTCTGAATCTTGGGTGTGTACTCCATCACATCCTCACCCTTGAAGTAGTATGTGTGAATCCAAATCACCCACAGGTTATCAGCTTTACAACAGAGATTTCAAAGGCACTTGAGCAACATAACTTCATTCCACACAGTCATTGAGCAAATGTAATCCACCCGGAGCAATTGGTTTGCACATAGTGTTCCAAGCCACTGGACACTTCCTGCTAATCTCTTTAGAATCTGTCCAGATAAAACTACGACAAATGGCATCAATCTTTTTAATCACCATTTTTGGGATGGGAAAGCACTGCATCCAAAACTGAGCCATGGCATGAGAGATGATTTTCAGTAATTGCAGCTTGCCTACATAGCTAAGAAGCTTAGCAGACCAGTGGTGAATGCGGGTAACAATCTTGTCTATAAGAGGAAGGTAGTGACTTATGCTAAGCTTCTTGGTAGTTAAGGGAACTCCCAAGTATCTAAAAGGATAGTCGCCTTCTTGGAATCCAGAACATGCTTCAGAATAGCCCTATCATCAAAATTTAAACCACAGAAATAAATcttgcatttgtttggattcattaCCATACCTGTGGAGGTAGAGAATTTACGCATAGTCTGAAACATCAATTGGGCAGCTATAGCATCCCCTCTGCAGAACAGTGAAATGAAATCAGCAAAAGTTAGGTTGGTCAGTTTAACTTTCTCACATTTGGGATGGTGATTGAAATTAGGATCAAGCTGCATTCTGTCCATGAGTCTAGTCAAGTACTCCGTAATGAGCACAAAGAGTAAGGGAGAGATAGGATCTCCTTGCCTAATACATCTTTGAGCCTGCAAATTATTAGTATACTCCCCCCATTATGTTGAACCTGTAGGACACAGTAGTCACGCCCAGCATAATCCATTGGATGAACTGATGAGGAATACCAATCTATCTCATAATATTCTCTAGGGCCCCCCAATTGACCATATCATAGGCCTTTTGAAGGTCAATCTTCATCATAGTCCTGAGGGTCCCACCTTTCCTGGTATAACCTTTAATAAGCTCATAGGCTAGCATGATATGGTTGTGAATATTTTGGCCATGGACAAAGGCAACTTGATTATTGCTTATCACAGTTGGAAGCACTCTCCCAAGGCTGCTAGTCATAATCTTGGAAATGACTTTGTAAAGAATAGTACAGACAGCAATGGGACGATAGTCTTTAACCTCTTTAGCATCTTTGGTCTTGGGAATGAGGGAAACCACAGTGTTGTCAAAAGGTCTGTAAATTCTGCCCTATTCAAAGTATTCCCTCACAATAGCTATCACATCACCTTTAACAGTCCTCCAACTGGTTTTGAAGAACTTTTCCCCAAACCCATCAAGGCCTGGGGCTTTTAGGTCCCCAATACCCTGAAGAGCTTTGTAAATTTCCTCATCAAAAATTCTGCTAATTAGATATTCCCTTTGCCTAAGAGTAAGCTGCTTAACCATCCGCATGGCAACAATATCTATTTGATTGAGATTTCCCTCAGAACTGTCCATTAAATTCTCATAGAACTCAAGGACTTCTTTGTTTATCTCCTGTTGGCTCTGAACAATAGTACCATCTTGCTTCCTCAAGTTATGCAGGCTATTAGAGTGATATTTGGCTTTGATGTGAGCATAGAAGTAAGAGTTGTTAGCATCCCCTATTTTCAACCATTGTATCTTAGCCTTCTACTGCATAATTTTTCCTTCAATCTCATTGAGCTCAATGACCTGTTCAGTTAGCCCTTtaattttatcaattaatttGTTGTTcatcctgtaacaccccaattctacccaggcatataggtacaaatatcagagtatttaaaatttcatacaacgcaattaggatgttacactaaataaccaaacaaacacctggaaaataaacggacatcaacgatgccaaacgcatacacacctgccaataaaatgatacataacacacggaagatatgaacatatatatatatatatatatatatatatatatatatatatatatatatatatatatatatatatatacatatatctctcactctcaaagaggagttttccaaaataaagtgtttacaatacacatcaacacattaaacacatatacatgttcaaagagtcatatataaataaataacaacagactcccgactccccggtgttacgtatcagagcgaccgacaagaccaactggagaactacctcttccaaaagactcccaaagcggctaatctgcaggatgccactcaagcatcaaatcagcagaagggtgagaatataattcataatgaaagcatgacaattatagtaatgccaacaagtatcatcaataatcatacaacaaagtaatccactcattcaaccacaatcaatatataagtaatgtgacacatgaatgataacataattataaagacagacaatgatgaatgagacttaactatgcatatgcatgtggtaccaaatccggagtaaaactccccttgtcattatgacaaatacacctttgccgagcattatgctgggacttctttccctcaggaaaatacacctttgtcgagcatcaagctacgactaaacgtcatcgagcatttagcccccactgatgacctcttgccactagggcaaatacacctttttaccgagcattaagcccccactggtaataattgccaattcaggccacctgctaatagcattccgccattaacgtaatgaaatgttatgctgtgcaaatatatgactctattacacgacaacaacatcatcaacaatataacacggtcacatacccatgttacaccgtttatattctatccaaaaggatacatcaccaattaataacatcgttatcaattacatcacaccataattaccacacaggcattaataagcacacagcacacattcaccgttcaaacatactggccacatcggcatagatgaacgtataccacacttatacacatcaaattaatattggccatcgacccacaacttcatcaata
Encoded here:
- the LOC131633505 gene encoding uncharacterized protein LOC131633505; amino-acid sequence: MDRMQLDPNFNHHPKCEKVKLTNLTFADFISLFCRGDAIAAQLMFQTMRKFSTSTGMGYSEACSGFQEGDYPFRYLGVPLTTKKLSISHYLPLIDKIVTRIHHWSAKLLSYVGKLQLLKIISHAMAQFWMQCFPIPKMVIKKIDAICRSFIWTDSKEISRKCPVAWNTMCKPIAPGGLHLLNDCVE